A genomic region of Blattabacterium cuenoti contains the following coding sequences:
- the clpP gene encoding ATP-dependent Clp endopeptidase proteolytic subunit ClpP, giving the protein MDYHKKSKEFMLYAIKHKKISSLTISEYIKFMTPYIVEERKLNVAQMDVFSRLMMDRVIFLGTPIEDQVANIVQAQLLFLQSVDPVKDIQIYINSPGGDVYAGLGIYDTMQIVEPDVATICTGMAASMAAVLLCAGVKKKRSALKHSRIMIHQPIGGAEGQASDIEITVREILKLKKELYEIISKHSGLSIEKIEKDSDRDYWMTSLEAKEYGMIDEVLEAKK; this is encoded by the coding sequence ATGGATTATCATAAAAAATCAAAAGAGTTTATGTTGTATGCCATAAAACATAAGAAAATTAGCAGCTTAACAATAAGTGAATATATTAAGTTCATGACTCCTTATATTGTTGAAGAAAGAAAATTAAATGTAGCTCAAATGGATGTTTTTTCTCGTTTAATGATGGATAGAGTAATTTTTTTAGGAACTCCAATAGAAGATCAAGTAGCAAATATAGTGCAAGCTCAATTATTATTTTTACAATCCGTAGATCCTGTGAAGGATATACAAATATATATAAATTCTCCAGGAGGAGATGTTTATGCTGGATTAGGAATATATGATACAATGCAAATTGTAGAACCAGATGTAGCAACTATTTGCACTGGAATGGCCGCGTCAATGGCCGCTGTATTGCTTTGTGCAGGAGTAAAAAAAAAAAGATCAGCATTAAAACATTCTAGAATCATGATTCATCAACCTATAGGAGGGGCAGAAGGACAAGCTTCAGATATTGAAATAACAGTTCGTGAAATTTTAAAATTAAAAAAAGAACTTTATGAGATTATATCAAAACATTCAGGATTATCTATTGAAAAAATAGAAAAAGATTCAGATAGAGATTACTGGATGACCTCTTTAGAAGCCAAAGAATACGGAATGATAGATGAAGTTTTAGAAGCAAAAAAATGA
- a CDS encoding lipopolysaccharide biosynthesis protein — protein MYKKLAIQTIIYSIGFIFPRIINYAFLKFFTAFFKREEFSLYTDMYALSFMVIGFLSFGLENTYFRFLYKKNSNQEIVFSTGVIIQLLISSFFLIIFINLTRYLSSIAGYHNHPEYFIMFFLIIFFDTICVLPMAWLRANDKPFQYSIISIVNILIQSFLIIYLFINSNNTHGQKTCLFFIFKWVSSFTDKIGYIFFANMISSLGNLFLILPILLKKVTIRKFDKILAINMLNYGIPIMIGTIAFSINENLDKILIKRWVSDEINGSYSACYKIATFMSLYIRIFRLGIEPFFFKKSKDADAIYYYEEITYMFILFGLIFYVLVCGNINIFMKFLIDEKYHIANPIIPIIMMGNLFLGVYTNLSIFYKIIDKPIIGSYISLIGVLITFLFNSIFIFISDNSFMIPAWGTLTSYGSMLIVLYIWGKKQFFKFCNKKIRNIIMHFLFAIFIVFMIKKKLEFSLLLQLLYLIIVSFLEKKRFMNLIK, from the coding sequence TTGTACAAAAAATTAGCAATACAAACAATTATATATTCTATAGGATTTATTTTTCCTAGAATTATTAATTATGCTTTTTTAAAATTTTTCACTGCTTTTTTTAAAAGAGAAGAATTTTCTCTTTATACAGATATGTACGCATTATCTTTTATGGTTATAGGATTTCTTTCTTTCGGATTAGAAAATACTTACTTTAGATTTTTATACAAAAAAAATTCGAATCAAGAAATTGTTTTTTCAACTGGAGTTATAATACAGCTATTAATAAGTTCTTTTTTTTTAATAATATTCATAAATTTAACAAGATACTTGTCTTCTATTGCTGGATATCATAATCATCCAGAATATTTTATTATGTTTTTTTTAATTATATTTTTTGATACAATTTGTGTTCTGCCTATGGCATGGCTTCGTGCAAATGATAAACCTTTCCAATATTCTATAATAAGTATTGTAAATATATTAATACAATCATTTCTAATTATATATTTATTTATTAATTCTAATAATACCCATGGGCAAAAAACTTGCTTATTTTTTATTTTTAAATGGGTAAGTTCTTTTACCGATAAAATCGGTTATATATTTTTTGCAAATATGATTTCTTCTTTAGGAAATTTATTTTTAATACTTCCTATTCTTTTAAAAAAAGTAACTATCAGAAAATTTGACAAAATTCTTGCTATAAATATGTTAAATTATGGAATTCCTATTATGATCGGAACTATTGCTTTTTCCATTAATGAAAATTTGGATAAAATTTTGATTAAAAGATGGGTTTCAGATGAAATTAATGGATCCTATTCTGCTTGCTATAAAATAGCTACTTTTATGAGTCTGTATATTAGAATATTTAGATTAGGAATTGAACCTTTTTTTTTTAAAAAATCTAAAGATGCCGATGCAATATATTATTATGAAGAAATCACTTATATGTTTATTCTATTTGGACTCATTTTTTATGTGTTAGTATGTGGAAATATTAACATTTTTATGAAATTTTTAATTGATGAAAAATATCATATAGCTAATCCTATCATTCCTATAATAATGATGGGAAATCTTTTTTTGGGAGTTTACACTAATTTATCCATTTTCTATAAAATTATAGATAAACCGATTATTGGATCTTATATATCTTTAATCGGTGTATTAATCACTTTTTTATTTAATTCTATTTTTATTTTCATTTCTGATAATAGTTTTATGATCCCTGCTTGGGGAACTTTAACATCTTATGGATCTATGTTAATAGTTTTATACATTTGGGGGAAAAAACAATTTTTTAAATTTTGTAATAAAAAAATAAGAAATATTATAATGCATTTTTTATTTGCAATTTTTATCGTTTTTATGATAAAAAAAAAACTGGAATTTAGTTTATTATTACAATTATTGTATTTAATAATTGTTTCTTTTTTAGAAAAAAAAAGATTTATGAATCTAATTAAATAA
- a CDS encoding dUTP diphosphatase yields MHKKIYQSTLIANIKKSIFISFLGRKLISTGVLIKKSKDTRCSFFLRKKFIESICVIHLTKNKKHTSYEEIKIIIINILYKNIMIVPGEKLVILNIFKNIRKIKWKKCSDLSLSVRGSNSFGSTGI; encoded by the coding sequence TTGCATAAAAAAATATATCAATCCACTTTAATCGCTAACATAAAAAAATCTATTTTCATTAGTTTTTTAGGAAGAAAGTTGATTTCAACTGGTGTTTTAATTAAAAAATCGAAAGATACTAGATGTTCTTTTTTTTTGAGAAAAAAATTTATAGAGTCTATTTGTGTCATTCATCTAACAAAAAATAAAAAACATACATCATATGAAGAAATTAAAATAATTATAATAAATATTTTGTATAAAAATATAATGATTGTCCCCGGTGAAAAATTAGTGATATTAAATATATTTAAAAATATTAGAAAAATAAAATGGAAAAAATGTTCTGACTTAAGTTTAAGTGTAAGAGGAAGTAATAGTTTTGGAAGTACTGGAATATAA
- a CDS encoding sugar phosphate nucleotidyltransferase — protein sequence MKIIIPMAGKGSRLLPHTLNTPKPLISIAGKTILRRLLESLSKLIQVFSIQEIVFIIGNFGNKIEKQLIRLSHDMSVHPVIYYQIIPLGTADALLQAKNSLTGEPIIVAFSDSLFYHNSFDKEISHKIDNIIWTKKVQNPHLFGIVKCDSSGIITHFIEKPNHYVSNLAIVGIYYFKNSFLLKKELQSILDHNIENKQEYQLTSALENMRRKGEKFTSKQVKEWMDFGNQKRTIYSNSKILSIESKNSELIHKKVIIKNSLIINPCSIEENTTIENSIIGPYVSIGKHTKVKNSNIKKSLIQNYTIIKHANLNCSIIGNHSIYIGEKAKKVSLSDYSVFR from the coding sequence ATGAAAATTATAATACCTATGGCTGGAAAAGGATCACGTCTTCTTCCACATACTTTAAATACTCCTAAGCCACTGATATCTATTGCAGGAAAAACAATCTTGAGAAGACTGTTGGAAAGTTTATCCAAACTTATTCAAGTTTTTTCTATACAAGAAATTGTTTTTATTATAGGAAATTTTGGAAATAAAATCGAAAAACAATTAATCAGACTATCTCATGATATGAGTGTTCATCCTGTTATATATTATCAAATCATTCCACTTGGAACTGCAGATGCATTATTACAAGCTAAAAATTCTTTAACAGGAGAACCAATTATTGTCGCCTTTTCTGATTCTTTATTCTATCATAATTCTTTTGATAAAGAAATTTCTCATAAAATAGACAACATAATATGGACAAAAAAAGTTCAAAACCCTCATTTATTTGGCATTGTTAAATGTGATTCTTCAGGAATTATTACTCATTTTATAGAAAAACCAAATCATTATGTATCAAATCTTGCTATTGTAGGTATTTATTATTTTAAAAATAGTTTTCTTTTAAAAAAAGAATTACAATCTATATTAGATCATAATATTGAAAATAAACAAGAATATCAATTGACATCTGCTTTAGAAAATATGAGAAGAAAAGGAGAAAAATTCACAAGCAAACAAGTAAAGGAATGGATGGATTTTGGAAATCAAAAAAGAACTATTTATTCAAATTCAAAAATATTATCCATTGAATCCAAAAATTCAGAATTAATTCATAAAAAAGTTATCATAAAAAATAGTTTGATTATAAATCCTTGTTCAATAGAAGAAAATACTACTATTGAAAATAGTATTATAGGTCCTTATGTATCAATAGGAAAACATACAAAAGTAAAAAACAGTAATATAAAAAAATCTTTAATTCAAAATTATACAATAATTAAACATGCTAATTTAAATTGTTCAATAATAGGAAATCACTCCATTTATATAGGAGAAAAAGCGAAAAAAGTAAGTTTGAGTGATTATTCTGTGTTCAGATAA
- a CDS encoding Sec-independent protein translocase subunit TatA/TatB, whose product MYMDFISIFSILLGTFGTTEIVVIVILALLLFGGKKIPELMKGLGTGLKEFKKASESESEEEEKDSESKKE is encoded by the coding sequence ATGTATATGGATTTTATTTCTATTTTTTCTATATTGCTTGGTACTTTTGGGACCACAGAAATCGTGGTTATTGTCATTCTTGCACTTTTACTGTTTGGAGGTAAAAAAATTCCAGAATTGATGAAGGGTTTGGGGACTGGATTGAAAGAATTCAAAAAAGCTTCTGAATCAGAATCAGAAGAAGAAGAAAAAGATTCAGAATCGAAAAAAGAATAA